The Oxyura jamaicensis isolate SHBP4307 breed ruddy duck chromosome Z, BPBGC_Ojam_1.0, whole genome shotgun sequence genome window below encodes:
- the LINGO2 gene encoding leucine-rich repeat and immunoglobulin-like domain-containing nogo receptor-interacting protein 2, with protein sequence MLHTAVSCWQPFLGLALLLVFMGPTIGCPARCECSAQNKSVSCHRRRLMAIPEGIPIETKILDLSKNRLKSVNPEEFTSYPLLEEIDLSDNIVANVEPGAFNNLFNLRSLRLKGNRLKLVPLGVFTGLSNLTKLDISENKIVILLDYMFQDLHNLKSLEVGDNDLVYISHRAFSGLLSLEQLTLERCNLTAVPTEALSHLHNLISLHLKQLNINALPAYAFKRLFRLKDLEIDSWPLLDMLPANSLYGLNLTSLSITNTNLSAVPYSAFKHLVYLTHLNLSYNPISTIEAGMLSDLVRLQELHMVGAQLRTIEPHAFQGLRFLRVLNVSQNLLETLEENVFHSPKALEILCINNNPLACDCRLLWILQRQPTLQFGGQTPMCAGPDSVKERSFKDFHSTALSFYFTCKKPKIQDKKLQYLVVEEGQTVQLMCNADGDPQPTISWVTPRRRLITTKSNGRATVLGDGTLEIRFAQDQDTGIYICIASNAAGNDTYSASLTVKGFTSDRFLYANRTPMYMTDSNDTSSNGTNANTFSLDLKTILVSTAMGCFTFLGVVLFCFLLLFVWSRGKGKHKTSIDLEYVPRKNNGAVVEGEVAGPRRFNMKMI encoded by the coding sequence ATGCTTCACACAGCTGTATCTTGCTGGCAGCCGTTCCTAGGTCTGGCTCTGCTGCTAGTCTTCATGGGTCCCACCATAGGCTGCCCAGCCCGCTGTGAATGCTCAGCCCAGAACAAGTCCGTCAGCTGTCACCGGAGGCGCCTGATGGCCATTCCAGAGGGCATTCCCATTGAGACCAAAATCTTGGACCTTAGTAAGAACCGACTGAAGAGCGTCAACCCTGAGGAGTTCACGTCATACCCCTTGCTGGAGGAGATCGACCTCAGCGACAATATAGTCGCCAATGTGGAGCCTGGAGCCTTCAACAATCTCTTCAACTTGCGCTCCCTGAGGCTGAAAGGAAACCGTCTGAAGCTGGTTCCCCTTGGGGTGTTCACTGGGTTGTCAAACTTAACAAAACTTGATATAAGTGAAAACAAGATTGTCATTTTGCTGGACTACATGTTCCAAGATCTACATAATCTAAAGTCCCTGGAGGTTGGGGACAATGATTTGGTCTATATATCACACAGGGCCTTCAGTGGACTGCTTAGCCTGGAGCAGCTCACCCTGGAGAGATGCAACCTCACAGCTGTACCAACAGAAGCTCTTTCCCACCTCCACAACCTCATCAGTCTGCATCTGAAACAGCTCAACATCAACGCTTTGCCTGCATATGCCTTCAAAAGATTGTTTCGCCTGAAAGACCTGGAGATAGATTCCTGGCCCCTCCTGGACATGCTGCCTGCCAACAGCCTGTATGGTCTCAACCTTACTTCTCTCTCCATCACTAACACCAACCTGTCTGCAGTACCTTACTCTGCTTTTAAACATCTGGTTTACCTGACACATCTAAACCTCTCCTACAACCCTATCAGCACCATTGAAGCAGGCATGCTCTCCGATTTGGTACGCCTGCAGGAGCTCCATATGGTGGGGGCCCAGTTACGTACCATTGAACCACATGCTTTCCAAGGGCTCCGATTCTTACGTGTGCTTAATGTGTCCCAAAACCTGCTAGAAACCCTAGAAGAGAATGTATTTCATTCCCCCAAAGCCCTTGAGATCCTCTGCATTAACAATAATCCTCTAGCCTGTGACTGCCGCCTCCTTTGGATTTTACAGAGGCAACCCACTTTGCAGTTTGGAGGCCAGACACCAATGTGTGCTGGCCCAGACAGCGTCAAGGAGAGGTCATTCAAGGActttcacagcacagctctctcCTTTTACTTCACCTGTAAGAAGCCCAAGATACAAGACAAGAAGCTGCAATACCTGGTAGTGGAGGAAGGGCAGACAGTGCAGCTAATGTGCAATGCTGATGGGGATCCACAGCCCACCATATCATGGGTTACCCCACGTCGGAGGCTGATCACAACTAAATCAAATGGAAGAGCCACTGTTCTGGGAGACGGCACACTGGAGATTCGATTTGCTCAAGACCAGGACACTGGGATATACATTTGTATTGCAAGTAACGCAGCTGGGAACGATACCTATTCGGCCTCCCTTACGGTGAAGGGGTTTACTTCAGACCGTTTCCTTTATGCCAACAGGACCCCTATGTATATGACAGACTCCAACGACACCAGTTCCAATGGAACTAATGCGAACACTTTCTCTCTGGACCTTAAGACAATATTGGTGTCCACAGCTATGGGCTGCTTCACATTCCTCggagtggttttattttgtttcctactTCTTTTTGTgtggagcagagggaaaggcaAACACAAAACCAGCATTGACCTTGAATATGTCCCTCGCAAAAACAATGGTGCTGTAGTTGAAGGGGAGGTTGCTGGACCGCGAAGGTTCAACATGAAAATGATTTGA